The proteins below come from a single Campylobacter sp. CCUG 57310 genomic window:
- a CDS encoding phenylalanine--tRNA ligase subunit alpha — MQEYKDSISRCSNLAELDRIRVDLLGKKGLITSEFAKLKDMSDDEKKSFAANLNKLRDEFETLLASKKSELENSEIKANMKASAIDVTLFNEPNSTGALHPVMATMDKIIEYFMMQNFSLETGPLIEDDFHNFEALNLPKYHPARDMQDTFYFKDFKLLRTHTSPVQVRTMMSTKPPIRMIAPGSVFRRDMDLTHTPMFHQVEGLVVEDEGVVSFANLKSMLENFLRYMFGDVQVRFRPSFFPFTEPSAEVDISCIFCKGEGCRVCKQTGWLEVLGCGVVDSNVFKAVGYKNVSGYAFGLGVERFAMLLHQIPDLRSLFEGDLRLLEQFK; from the coding sequence TTGCAAGAGTATAAAGATAGTATAAGTAGGTGCAGTAATTTAGCCGAACTTGACAGAATTCGAGTTGATCTACTTGGCAAAAAAGGTCTTATCACATCCGAATTTGCGAAATTAAAAGACATGAGCGATGATGAAAAAAAATCATTTGCGGCGAATTTAAACAAGCTAAGAGATGAGTTTGAAACCCTGCTTGCAAGCAAAAAATCAGAGCTTGAAAATAGCGAAATAAAGGCTAATATGAAAGCAAGCGCCATAGACGTGACGCTCTTTAACGAGCCAAATTCAACGGGTGCTCTTCATCCTGTGATGGCTACTATGGATAAGATCATAGAGTATTTTATGATGCAGAATTTCTCTCTTGAAACAGGACCTCTCATAGAGGATGATTTTCATAACTTTGAAGCGCTAAATTTGCCTAAATATCACCCTGCGCGAGATATGCAAGATACGTTTTACTTTAAGGACTTTAAGCTGCTTCGTACGCATACCAGCCCGGTTCAAGTTAGAACTATGATGAGCACTAAGCCGCCTATTCGCATGATAGCTCCGGGAAGCGTTTTTAGACGCGATATGGACCTAACGCATACTCCGATGTTTCATCAGGTCGAGGGGCTTGTGGTTGAGGATGAGGGAGTGGTTAGCTTTGCAAATTTAAAAAGTATGCTTGAAAATTTCTTAAGATATATGTTTGGCGACGTGCAGGTTCGTTTCCGCCCAAGCTTCTTTCCTTTTACGGAGCCATCGGCCGAAGTTGATATAAGCTGTATCTTTTGTAAGGGCGAAGGATGTAGAGTATGCAAGCAGACAGGCTGGCTTGAAGTGCTTGGATGCGGAGTGGTTGACTCAAACGTATTTAAGGCGGTCGGCTATAAAAACGTAAGCGGATATGCCTTTGGGCTTGGAGTAGAGAGATTTGCAATGCTACTTCATCAAATTCCTGATTTGCGCTCGCTTTTTGAGGGAGATTTAAGATTATTGGAGCAGTTTAAATGA
- a CDS encoding histidine triad nucleotide-binding protein, whose product MTIFEKIVAGEIPCNKVLENDKFLAFNDINPKAPIHILIIPKKHFKNFQEMDASLMSEMTKFIQEVATLMGLDKSGYRLVTNNGENGGQEVMHLHFHMLGGAKLGWVDAATDPQSTF is encoded by the coding sequence ATGACAATTTTTGAAAAGATAGTAGCGGGCGAAATTCCTTGCAACAAAGTGCTGGAAAACGATAAATTTCTGGCTTTTAACGACATAAATCCAAAAGCGCCGATTCATATCCTCATAATTCCAAAAAAACACTTTAAAAATTTCCAAGAGATGGACGCGAGCTTAATGAGCGAGATGACTAAATTCATCCAAGAGGTCGCAACTCTTATGGGGCTTGATAAAAGCGGTTATCGCCTAGTAACAAACAACGGCGAAAACGGCGGTCAAGAGGTTATGCACTTGCATTTTCATATGCTTGGCGGCGCCAAACTCGGCTGGGTTGATGCAGCTACCGATCCGCAATCAACATTTTAA
- the argH gene encoding argininosuccinate lyase — MKKMWSGRFKNESSKLLEEFNASIGFDKNLYREDIAGSKAHAKMLGECGILKQEEAQTIIKGLDIVLGEIEHNKFEFKIEDEDIHMAVEKRLSEIIGSELGGRLHTARSRNDQVALDFRLYVQRSSLEIMDEIYSFVSTLNSIASKHLDTLMPGFTHLQHAQPVSLAYHLLAYAFMFKRDYERFASSHERNNLCPLGSAALAGTPHPIDRKIVAQELKFSGVTQNAMDSVSDRDFAMEILFNISVLMTHASRLCEELILWSSQEFGFVTISDTYSTGSSIMPQKKNPDVAELIRGKTGRVNGNLIALLTTMKGLPLAYNKDMQEDKESVFDSVHTALTSVHILNEMMKEAKFNEKNMLEATKKGHLSATDLADFLVREKNVPFRTAHFITGKAVAKAESLGVDLSELSSEQLKDVDENLDENAVKFLDLHASKEARTSLGGTANSSVQKQINLINEWLKNLR; from the coding sequence ATGAAAAAGATGTGGTCGGGCAGATTTAAAAACGAAAGCAGCAAATTACTTGAAGAGTTTAACGCCTCTATAGGATTTGATAAAAACCTTTATCGCGAAGATATCGCAGGTAGCAAGGCTCATGCAAAAATGCTTGGCGAGTGCGGGATACTAAAGCAAGAAGAGGCACAAACCATCATAAAAGGACTTGATATAGTTTTGGGCGAGATAGAGCATAATAAATTTGAGTTTAAAATCGAGGATGAAGACATCCACATGGCGGTTGAAAAGCGCTTAAGCGAGATCATCGGAAGTGAGCTTGGAGGAAGACTACATACGGCGCGTAGCAGAAACGATCAGGTCGCTCTTGATTTTAGACTTTATGTGCAGCGTAGCTCGCTTGAAATCATGGATGAAATTTACTCTTTTGTCTCTACTTTAAATTCCATCGCAAGTAAGCATCTTGATACGCTAATGCCCGGTTTTACGCACCTTCAGCACGCTCAGCCGGTAAGCCTTGCTTATCACTTGCTTGCTTACGCTTTTATGTTTAAGCGCGATTATGAACGATTTGCAAGCTCGCACGAGCGAAATAATCTCTGTCCGCTAGGTTCAGCTGCACTTGCGGGCACGCCACATCCTATAGATAGAAAGATTGTGGCGCAAGAGCTTAAATTTAGCGGCGTTACGCAAAATGCGATGGATAGCGTTTCTGATCGTGATTTTGCTATGGAAATTTTATTTAACATAAGCGTGCTGATGACTCATGCTTCGCGTCTTTGCGAGGAGTTGATACTCTGGAGTTCGCAAGAATTTGGCTTTGTAACCATTAGCGATACTTACTCTACGGGAAGCTCTATCATGCCTCAGAAGAAAAACCCCGACGTAGCGGAACTTATCCGCGGAAAAACGGGTCGCGTAAATGGAAATTTGATAGCGCTTTTAACTACCATGAAAGGCTTGCCGTTAGCCTATAACAAAGACATGCAAGAGGATAAAGAAAGTGTTTTTGATAGCGTACATACTGCGCTTACATCGGTTCATATTTTAAATGAGATGATGAAAGAGGCTAAATTTAATGAAAAAAATATGCTTGAAGCTACTAAAAAAGGGCATTTAAGCGCAACCGATCTGGCTGATTTTCTAGTGCGAGAAAAAAACGTGCCGTTTAGAACCGCTCACTTTATCACGGGTAAGGCTGTGGCAAAGGCTGAGAGTTTGGGCGTTGATCTAAGCGAGCTTAGCTCTGAGCAGTTAAAAGATGTCGATGAAAATTTGGACGAAAATGCGGTTAAATTTTTAGATCTGCACGCCTCAAAAGAGGCTAGAACGTCGCTTGGAGGCACGGCAAATTCTAGCGTGCAAAAGCAGATAAATTTGATTAACGAGTGGCTGAAAAATTTAAGATAA
- a CDS encoding CAP domain-containing protein — protein sequence MNTQKQAQKLKFGLIAFGFIFLAGCDYKNSYDPARLKEASQPQISYIIDSDALSYLNDYRRGSGLFALKFNENLSLASKNHAEYSVANSYMGHDESAGLAKFTGVTPGDRAKFAGYNSMHVLENIAYKSDFITSIDGLFSAIYHRFAFLNLSVNEVGFSAATSDKFSAYVFLMGNSNLNGFCKRGASDNGLGKFYTNVCANKDIKVKDTRLEGFLKSTKQHVKFPDKAPVVPYFSGEVPDPFPECKITSNPVSIEFNESLKDIKFLNFEIYKGDEKLRNLKILDQKSDINRKFSSHQFAAFSRDVFEFGADYTAIFSYTQENEPKQIKWNFKTKTLKFPYFDAKDGDVLSVKPDTVYEIFFRPKDCNDLLTSYSYNSSALLNSEIKQSGTNTLSVNLSGLEGDILTIKTSGGDEVKVRLSESSPKAKSERKIYIIKATLMVIGVIIVFVLIGRGLRK from the coding sequence TTGAATACGCAAAAGCAGGCCCAAAAGCTTAAATTTGGGTTGATTGCTTTCGGATTTATTTTTCTTGCGGGGTGCGACTACAAAAATAGCTACGATCCCGCAAGACTCAAAGAGGCAAGCCAGCCTCAAATTTCTTACATAATCGATAGCGATGCGCTTAGCTATTTAAACGACTACCGCAGAGGCTCGGGGCTGTTTGCGCTTAAATTTAATGAAAATTTGAGCTTGGCTTCTAAAAATCACGCCGAATACAGCGTGGCCAACTCATATATGGGGCATGACGAGAGTGCCGGGCTTGCAAAATTTACAGGTGTAACTCCGGGCGATAGAGCAAAATTTGCAGGCTATAACTCTATGCACGTGCTTGAAAATATAGCTTATAAGAGTGACTTTATAACCTCCATAGACGGGCTTTTTTCGGCGATTTATCATCGGTTTGCCTTTTTAAATTTAAGCGTAAATGAAGTAGGTTTCAGCGCGGCAACTTCTGATAAATTTAGCGCTTATGTTTTTTTGATGGGCAACTCAAATCTTAATGGCTTTTGCAAAAGAGGTGCGAGTGATAACGGCCTCGGTAAATTCTACACAAATGTCTGTGCGAATAAAGATATCAAAGTAAAAGACACTAGGCTTGAAGGGTTTTTAAAATCAACCAAACAGCATGTAAAATTCCCTGATAAAGCTCCTGTTGTGCCTTATTTTAGCGGCGAAGTTCCAGATCCGTTTCCTGAGTGCAAGATCACTTCAAACCCTGTAAGTATAGAATTTAACGAGAGCTTAAAAGATATAAAATTTCTGAATTTTGAAATTTATAAAGGCGATGAGAAGCTTAGAAATTTAAAAATTCTAGATCAAAAAAGCGACATAAACCGCAAATTTTCATCTCATCAGTTTGCTGCGTTTTCAAGAGATGTTTTTGAATTTGGCGCAGATTATACGGCTATTTTTAGTTACACTCAAGAAAATGAACCTAAACAGATAAAGTGGAATTTCAAGACCAAAACGCTTAAATTTCCTTATTTTGATGCAAAAGACGGCGATGTGTTGAGCGTAAAACCGGATACCGTATATGAAATTTTCTTTCGTCCAAAGGACTGTAACGACCTGCTTACAAGCTACTCTTATAATTCATCCGCTCTTTTAAATTCAGAGATTAAACAAAGCGGAACAAACACTTTAAGCGTGAATTTAAGCGGCTTGGAGGGTGATATACTTACGATAAAGACAAGCGGTGGAGATGAGGTCAAAGTTCGCCTTAGCGAAAGTTCGCCAAAAGCCAAAAGCGAACGCAAAATTTATATCATCAAAGCCACACTTATGGTTATCGGCGTGATAATAGTATTTGTTCTTATAGGAAGAGGTTTAAGAAAGTAG
- the pckA gene encoding phosphoenolpyruvate carboxykinase (ATP), protein MVNEFDKLGLQGIKNIYHNLSYDELFEHEKNNGEGRVSSNGTFMVDTGIFTGRSPKDKYFVKQDPSAKYIAWGKVNQPISKELFDKLLKKAKDRLSGKDIYVQDAFCGSSDKSKKSVRFITEVAWQAHFVKNMFIRPSKEDLAKFSPDFVVYNACKCSNENFKEDGLNSEVFVIFNIEENVAVIGGTWYGGEMKKGIFSMMNYWLPLEGKLSMHCSANVGKEGDTALFFGLSGTGKTTLSTDPKRKLIGDDEHGWDDDGVFNFEGGCYAKCINLDPESEPEIYAAIKRNALLENVVADANGVVDYKDGSKTENTRVSYPIEHIENHEPSLSAGHPQNIIFLTADAFGVLPPVAKLTKEQAMYYFLSGYTAKVAGTERGITEPVATFSACFGEPFMPLHPTVYAKLLGEKIDKHDVNVYLVNTGWSGGAYGVGKRMSIKATRACINAILDGSIRECEFENFEKFNLSIPKELAGVETKLLNPINTWENKDEYIAMRDKLAKMFEANFKRYEDVKEGVEYAKAGPKA, encoded by the coding sequence ATGGTAAATGAATTCGATAAGTTGGGGTTGCAGGGTATCAAAAATATTTATCATAACTTAAGCTATGATGAGCTTTTTGAGCATGAGAAAAATAACGGCGAAGGAAGGGTGAGTAGCAACGGAACCTTTATGGTCGATACGGGTATTTTTACTGGCAGAAGCCCTAAGGATAAGTATTTCGTGAAGCAAGATCCAAGCGCTAAATACATCGCTTGGGGAAAGGTAAATCAGCCTATCTCAAAAGAGCTTTTTGACAAACTTCTTAAAAAGGCCAAGGATAGATTAAGCGGTAAAGATATCTACGTACAAGACGCATTTTGCGGCTCTAGCGATAAGAGTAAAAAATCGGTTAGATTTATAACAGAGGTTGCTTGGCAGGCGCATTTCGTAAAAAATATGTTTATTCGCCCGAGTAAAGAGGATTTGGCGAAATTCAGCCCGGATTTTGTAGTTTATAACGCTTGTAAATGTTCAAATGAAAATTTCAAAGAAGACGGTCTAAATTCAGAAGTTTTTGTTATATTTAATATCGAAGAAAACGTTGCCGTTATAGGCGGAACATGGTATGGCGGAGAGATGAAAAAGGGTATTTTTTCGATGATGAACTACTGGCTTCCTCTTGAAGGCAAGCTAAGCATGCACTGCTCTGCGAATGTAGGCAAAGAAGGTGATACGGCGCTTTTCTTCGGTCTTAGCGGAACGGGCAAAACCACTCTTTCAACAGATCCAAAAAGAAAGCTAATAGGCGATGATGAGCACGGCTGGGACGATGACGGCGTGTTTAACTTTGAAGGCGGATGCTACGCAAAATGTATAAACCTTGATCCTGAGAGCGAGCCTGAAATTTATGCAGCTATTAAGCGCAACGCACTACTTGAAAACGTCGTGGCGGATGCAAACGGAGTGGTTGATTATAAAGACGGAAGCAAGACTGAAAATACGCGCGTAAGCTATCCGATTGAACATATTGAAAATCACGAGCCAAGTCTAAGTGCCGGACATCCGCAAAATATTATATTTTTAACGGCGGATGCGTTTGGCGTGCTTCCTCCTGTTGCAAAGCTTACAAAAGAGCAGGCGATGTATTATTTCTTAAGCGGATATACGGCTAAAGTTGCAGGAACAGAGCGCGGTATAACCGAGCCTGTAGCGACGTTTTCCGCTTGCTTTGGCGAGCCATTTATGCCGCTTCATCCAACCGTATATGCTAAGCTTTTAGGTGAAAAAATAGATAAGCACGATGTAAATGTATATCTTGTAAATACCGGCTGGAGCGGCGGCGCTTACGGGGTCGGCAAAAGAATGAGCATAAAAGCTACTCGCGCTTGCATAAATGCTATACTTGACGGAAGCATAAGAGAGTGTGAGTTTGAGAATTTTGAGAAATTTAACTTATCTATCCCAAAAGAGCTTGCTGGCGTGGAAACAAAGCTTTTAAATCCGATAAATACTTGGGAAAATAAAGATGAATATATAGCCATGAGAGATAAGCTTGCTAAGATGTTTGAAGCAAATTTCAAACGATATGAAGATGTGAAAGAGGGCGTTGAATACGCAAAAGCAGGCCCAAAAGCTTAA
- a CDS encoding biotin/lipoyl-containing protein → MAKKFIDVMDTTFRDGFQSVFGARVLMDDFLPAVSAAKEAGITHFEFGGGARFQSLYFYLNEDAFVMMDKFREIAGKDANLQTLSRGVNTVTLDTGSRELVDLHAKMFKKHGTTTIRNFDALNDVENLKYSGERIVHHGLKHEVVVTMMDLPPGCVGAHDVAFYERILREILDAGIPYDSVCFKDASGTSSPQKVYETIKMARKLLPAKTHIRLHTHETAGVSVACYLAALEAGADGIDLAASPVSGGTSQPDILTMLHAVKGKDYDLGGLDTQKVLKYERVLKECLKDYFIPPEATEVSPLIPFSPMPGGALTANTQMMRDNNILDKFPDVIDAMQEVVQKGGYGTSVTPVSQFYFQQAFNNVMFGKWKKIAEGYGKMVLGYFGKTPSKPDKEVIKLASEQLGLKPTKENAIDIADRDETKSIKFTKELLKKEGIEATEENIFIAAACKEKGIAFLKGEGKVNVRKISQMPKAKEQICTTKESKDGVNEKYSVVVNGKKFEVEIYDSQDAEVEVKSIKPVGDAMLMPPEISPAGRKATNENGSGEAVVSSLPGNVFKILAKVGDKVKKGQILIILEAMKMEIEVVAPKDGVVSSIEVEQGQTVKNGQILARI, encoded by the coding sequence ATGGCGAAAAAATTCATAGATGTAATGGATACCACCTTTAGAGACGGATTTCAGTCTGTTTTTGGTGCGAGAGTTTTGATGGATGACTTTTTGCCTGCCGTGAGCGCAGCAAAAGAAGCGGGTATCACACACTTTGAATTCGGAGGCGGCGCGCGCTTTCAGAGCCTTTATTTTTATCTGAATGAAGACGCCTTTGTTATGATGGATAAATTTAGAGAGATAGCGGGTAAAGACGCAAATTTGCAAACCCTAAGCAGAGGCGTTAATACCGTAACTCTTGATACGGGCAGTAGGGAGCTTGTGGATCTGCATGCTAAGATGTTTAAAAAGCACGGCACGACTACTATTAGAAATTTTGATGCGCTTAACGATGTTGAGAATTTAAAATACTCCGGCGAGCGGATAGTTCATCACGGACTTAAGCACGAAGTTGTGGTTACTATGATGGATCTGCCTCCCGGATGTGTAGGCGCTCATGATGTGGCGTTTTACGAGAGAATTTTAAGAGAAATTTTAGACGCAGGAATTCCTTACGATAGCGTTTGCTTTAAGGATGCAAGCGGCACAAGTAGTCCGCAAAAGGTCTATGAGACTATCAAAATGGCTCGCAAGCTACTTCCTGCAAAAACTCACATCAGGCTTCATACTCACGAAACAGCAGGCGTTAGCGTGGCGTGTTATCTAGCCGCACTTGAAGCGGGCGCAGACGGTATCGATCTAGCCGCAAGTCCCGTAAGTGGGGGCACAAGCCAGCCTGATATACTTACTATGCTTCACGCCGTTAAAGGCAAGGACTACGATCTTGGCGGACTTGATACTCAAAAAGTCTTAAAATATGAAAGAGTTTTAAAAGAGTGTCTTAAGGACTACTTTATACCGCCTGAAGCTACCGAAGTTAGCCCTCTTATACCGTTTTCTCCGATGCCGGGCGGTGCGCTTACGGCAAATACTCAAATGATGAGAGATAATAATATCTTAGATAAATTCCCTGATGTGATCGACGCTATGCAAGAGGTGGTTCAAAAGGGAGGATATGGCACTAGCGTAACTCCTGTGAGTCAGTTTTATTTTCAACAAGCCTTTAATAACGTAATGTTTGGTAAATGGAAGAAGATCGCCGAAGGCTACGGTAAGATGGTGCTTGGCTACTTCGGCAAGACCCCGTCAAAACCTGATAAAGAGGTCATCAAGCTTGCAAGCGAGCAGCTTGGGCTTAAACCTACCAAAGAAAATGCCATAGATATCGCAGATCGTGACGAAACAAAATCAATCAAATTTACAAAAGAGCTACTTAAAAAAGAGGGCATTGAAGCAACAGAAGAAAATATCTTTATAGCAGCCGCATGCAAGGAAAAAGGCATAGCTTTCTTAAAAGGAGAGGGCAAGGTAAATGTGCGCAAAATTTCTCAAATGCCTAAGGCAAAAGAGCAAATTTGCACTACCAAAGAGAGCAAGGACGGCGTAAATGAAAAATATAGCGTTGTCGTAAACGGTAAAAAATTCGAAGTTGAAATTTACGATAGCCAAGATGCAGAAGTAGAGGTTAAAAGCATAAAGCCCGTAGGCGATGCTATGCTGATGCCTCCTGAAATTTCACCTGCGGGAAGAAAGGCTACCAATGAAAACGGTAGCGGCGAAGCCGTGGTAAGCAGCTTGCCGGGAAATGTATTTAAAATTTTAGCAAAAGTGGGAGATAAGGTTAAAAAAGGACAAATTCTTATTATTTTAGAAGCTATGAAAATGGAGATAGAAGTAGTTGCGCCAAAAGACGGCGTAGTGAGTTCAATCGAAGTAGAACAGGGGCAAACGGTCAAAAACGGTCAAATTCTAGCTAGAATTTAG
- a CDS encoding DUF4139 domain-containing protein: MKALSLISIPAVFVLADSSLLEIYKNRAFFHQNLSDAKSSFSIEVPNTINIRDIDISASCEVQNLTLNDAEFVKDDQYSLHEELSKRIKNLNNKLSALNSKSNFLSHFTPSDKMTADSLKDESDKLYEVVLKNLDEISDTQKELEKLNLELNKFKVKQVKKLDLSFECEPKFVKISYPVNVKLDLQNEISADTSKSQVDIIQGLSLTSPFVKDIKNLDIALYPFSYSSNLIPPHFYPWYEGKPEPRPVNSMAAPMMEMADTASLKMRSAKMTASEVSGQNVQNTLSNSWRISNVNLKAGEDNKFVYDRQNVKAKFEIVIDGYSGSNGYIKAIFTPIKSMEYASTAMKIDGISVGKSSSFSLKPNEENFVYFGKNDLISVKKESLVNFTKESFFGNKKKISTGFSYEIKNGSDKPWDITLIEKVPVSTHESISVAVKNTPKESEISKQGEVSWKFELKPNENKKVEFTYELTKPTNN; the protein is encoded by the coding sequence ATGAAAGCCTTAAGTCTTATTTCTATCCCTGCGGTTTTTGTTTTGGCTGATTCAAGCTTGCTTGAAATTTATAAAAACAGAGCATTTTTTCATCAGAATTTAAGCGATGCTAAAAGCTCTTTTTCTATCGAGGTTCCAAATACCATAAATATAAGAGATATCGACATTTCGGCAAGCTGTGAAGTACAAAATTTAACCTTAAATGATGCCGAGTTCGTAAAAGACGATCAGTATAGCTTGCATGAGGAGCTTTCAAAACGTATTAAAAACCTTAATAACAAACTATCCGCGCTCAACTCAAAGTCAAATTTTTTATCGCACTTTACTCCAAGCGATAAGATGACGGCTGATAGTTTAAAAGATGAGAGCGATAAGCTTTATGAGGTTGTGTTAAAAAATTTAGATGAAATTTCAGACACTCAAAAAGAGCTTGAAAAGCTAAATTTAGAACTGAATAAATTTAAAGTAAAGCAGGTTAAAAAGCTTGATCTAAGCTTTGAGTGCGAGCCTAAATTCGTAAAAATTTCATATCCCGTAAATGTAAAACTTGATCTGCAAAATGAAATTTCAGCCGACACCTCAAAATCGCAAGTAGATATCATTCAGGGCTTAAGCTTAACTAGCCCGTTTGTAAAAGATATAAAGAACCTTGATATCGCGCTTTATCCTTTTAGCTACTCGTCAAATTTGATCCCGCCGCATTTTTATCCGTGGTATGAGGGCAAGCCCGAGCCTAGACCTGTAAATAGCATGGCTGCACCGATGATGGAGATGGCTGATACTGCAAGTCTTAAGATGAGAAGCGCTAAGATGACCGCAAGCGAAGTAAGCGGACAAAACGTTCAAAATACCCTATCAAATTCATGGAGAATTTCAAACGTAAATTTAAAAGCGGGCGAAGATAATAAATTTGTCTATGATAGACAAAACGTAAAGGCTAAATTTGAGATAGTCATAGACGGATACAGCGGCTCAAACGGCTATATCAAGGCTATCTTTACTCCTATAAAAAGCATGGAGTATGCAAGCACGGCCATGAAGATAGACGGCATAAGCGTAGGCAAGAGCTCAAGCTTTAGTCTAAAACCGAACGAAGAGAATTTCGTATATTTTGGTAAAAACGATCTCATAAGCGTTAAAAAAGAGAGTCTTGTGAATTTTACTAAAGAGAGCTTTTTCGGTAACAAAAAGAAAATTTCAACCGGCTTTAGCTACGAGATAAAAAACGGCTCAGATAAGCCTTGGGATATAACTCTCATAGAAAAAGTTCCCGTTTCAACGCATGAGAGCATAAGCGTAGCCGTTAAAAATACGCCAAAAGAGAGCGAGATAAGCAAGCAGGGCGAAGTAAGCTGGAAATTTGAGCTTAAACCAAACGAGAACAAAAAAGTAGAATTTACTTACGAGCTTACAAAGCCAACAAATAATTAA
- a CDS encoding TRAP transporter large permease subunit, translating to MTGVVMFLAALFMLAIGFSVAFTFGAISVIFGLIGAMVESFGDGDGFLGGLEIFKEMFAFMPYRIYSIMENKILIAVPLFVFMGIILQKTKLAERLLESMAFLFGEIRGGVAISTVLVGALLAASTGVVGASVVAMGVMSLPVMLKYRYNKALGCGTICASGTLGQIIPPSIVLIILGDVFTVPVGDLFREAIAPGLALVGAYIAYILFVSYMNKDYAPPVIDESGIPKSKQIFNAIKAILPPLVLVLLVLGSIFNGIATPTESSAFGCVGAIILSICYRTFSFQILKEALEESVKTTAIIFTILIGATAFSMVFSYTGGDEVVEAFMSNLPGEKWGFIILAMITIFVLGFFIDFVEISYIVLPILVPIAMNLGINPLYFAIIIAMNLQTSFLTPPFGFSLFYLKGVTPPEVSTMDIYKGVVPFILLQISILIIFTIILL from the coding sequence ATGACCGGCGTTGTGATGTTTTTGGCTGCTCTTTTTATGCTTGCTATAGGATTTTCGGTTGCATTTACATTTGGAGCGATTTCTGTTATCTTTGGGCTTATAGGGGCTATGGTGGAGAGCTTTGGTGACGGAGACGGCTTTTTGGGCGGGCTTGAAATTTTTAAAGAGATGTTTGCTTTTATGCCTTATAGAATTTATTCTATAATGGAGAATAAAATCCTAATAGCCGTTCCGCTTTTTGTCTTTATGGGCATAATTTTACAAAAGACCAAGCTTGCAGAGCGTTTGCTTGAAAGCATGGCGTTTTTATTTGGAGAAATTCGCGGAGGTGTGGCTATCAGCACCGTCTTAGTCGGCGCTCTTCTTGCGGCTTCAACGGGAGTTGTGGGAGCAAGTGTTGTGGCTATGGGCGTGATGAGTTTGCCTGTTATGCTAAAGTACAGATACAATAAAGCCTTAGGATGCGGTACTATATGCGCCTCGGGAACACTTGGGCAGATTATCCCGCCTTCTATCGTGCTTATCATCTTGGGTGATGTATTTACCGTGCCTGTTGGAGATCTATTTCGCGAGGCTATAGCTCCGGGACTTGCTCTTGTAGGAGCTTATATAGCTTATATTTTATTTGTTTCTTATATGAATAAAGACTACGCTCCGCCGGTGATTGATGAGAGCGGGATACCAAAAAGCAAGCAAATTTTTAATGCTATTAAGGCCATTTTGCCGCCTCTTGTGCTTGTATTGCTTGTTCTTGGTTCTATCTTTAACGGTATTGCTACACCGACTGAGAGTTCCGCTTTTGGTTGTGTGGGTGCGATAATCCTTTCTATCTGCTACAGAACTTTTTCATTTCAAATCTTAAAAGAAGCACTTGAAGAAAGCGTTAAGACCACCGCCATAATCTTTACCATACTAATAGGCGCAACAGCCTTTTCTATGGTATTTAGCTACACCGGAGGCGATGAGGTTGTAGAAGCCTTTATGTCAAATTTGCCTGGTGAAAAATGGGGCTTTATAATCTTAGCTATGATTACTATCTTTGTGCTTGGGTTTTTTATAGACTTTGTTGAAATTTCTTACATCGTGCTTCCTATCTTGGTGCCTATCGCTATGAATTTAGGTATAAATCCTCTATATTTTGCCATTATAATAGCCATGAATTTACAAACTTCGTTCTTAACTCCGCCTTTTGGTTTTAGTCTCTTTTATCTTAAGGGAGTTACACCGCCTGAAGTTAGCACGATGGATATTTATAAAGGCGTAGTGCCGTTTATCCTGCTTCAAATTTCCATACTTATAATATTTACCATAATACTACTTTAA
- a CDS encoding TRAP transporter small permease subunit: MEQKLLKIEKIFNKLADIIGYICIFVMFLMIADVFFNVTARYFFKYGNVGLQELEWHFFSVIIMLGMSYALKEDVHVRVDVFYEGLKPKTKAIINMLGVVFFILPLALLVAWLSFDYVVEAYESNEGSADPGGLPYRWIIKAFIPFSFYLLIFFSIGYFIKYLNLYIACKKEERK, from the coding sequence ATGGAGCAAAAATTACTAAAGATAGAGAAAATTTTTAATAAACTAGCAGATATTATCGGATATATCTGTATATTTGTGATGTTTTTGATGATAGCCGATGTGTTTTTTAACGTAACTGCTAGATATTTTTTCAAATACGGCAACGTAGGGCTTCAGGAACTTGAGTGGCACTTTTTTAGCGTTATCATAATGCTTGGCATGAGTTACGCGCTTAAAGAGGACGTTCATGTGAGAGTCGATGTCTTTTATGAGGGATTAAAGCCTAAAACAAAGGCGATTATAAATATGCTTGGAGTCGTGTTTTTTATCCTTCCTTTAGCGCTTCTTGTGGCTTGGCTTAGCTTTGATTATGTGGTTGAAGCTTATGAATCAAATGAAGGAAGTGCGGATCCGGGCGGACTTCCTTATCGCTGGATTATAAAGGCTTTTATACCGTTTTCTTTCTATCTTTTGATATTTTTTAGCATAGGCTACTTTATCAAATACCTAAATTTATATATAGCGTGCAAAAAAGAGGAGCGAAAATGA